The following is a genomic window from Hypomesus transpacificus isolate Combined female chromosome 14, fHypTra1, whole genome shotgun sequence.
AAGATCTGAGGGAGGAACACAGGGGAGCGTGTACAGCAGCTGTGTATTGATGTgtgtattgatgtgtgtgtttgtgtgtgtgtgtgtgtgtgaaggggttaCCTGGTTGTTGAGGTTGTAGAGATAgcgagacacaaacacatggatgTTTCTCATGATCTCCAGAACATCCAGCCCCTGGTGGAGAAACGTAggattcaacacacacacacctcgcaaACACatgcctaacacacacacacacctcgcaaACACacgcctaacacacacacctgttccagGGTCTGGCTGGGAAGGTGAGCCTCTGTCATCACCAGGCCGTAGCGCTGGGTTGCCAGGTTCCTCATCTCACTGTAGGTGGCCCAGTCATGCAGGGCCACGGTGGTTAGGTTGTAGAAGGTCTTATCCAGGTAGTGGGTCACGTaggctggaaacacacacagcttggtTATCCTGGTGGGTTATCCTGGTGGGTTATCCTGGTGTTATTATCTCTAACCACTAACCGTAACCTTTGATCTAATTCTAACCGCTAAACCCCCTGACAAACCTTTTGCAGTTATGGGGCCCAGCAAAAGGGCTCCACAAGGTCAAGTTTGTCATGTTTCACTAAACTTGTGAGGACATTTGGTCCCAATAAGGATGCTTAAacaaggtgacacacacacccagtcaggTGGGCAGCCAGGTGTGCAGGGCAGGTACCTTTGATGTGGATGAAGCGGTTAAAGAAGCGGACGGGTTTGAGGGAGAACAGCTGTGCCAGGTCCTTCATCCCCACCTTGAAGGGGTTCCTGTCGTCCAGCTTCAGGTGAGTGTGCACCGACAGACGCAggtccttctctatctctttacACAGCTTATCCAGCAGGTGCtgcgagggggggagggtggagtgaggggggggggggagggtggagcgaggggggggggagggagggtggaggagaggagggatgggaggatggCCTCAGCAGGGGTCATGCATGCACAGACAGCAGTATTTTATTCTAACCCATCCCCTCTCCGCCACCCCACTCCACCCCTCCGTCTTCCCTGTCTACCGCACCCACTTGCttctccctcaccccacccctcacctcaccccaccccacacctcaGCCCTCACCTCATTGAACACCTCCATGATCTCCTGGTCGTAGCTGTCCAGAAGCTGGTCACATGACTCCATGTGTTTGGCGTACAGCATGGTGGGTACGCTATCCCTCAGGGCACTGAACATGTACtaagacaggacacacaccaaacacctcCTGGTTACAGAGGAAATGGCTTGTGTGGGGTAGCATGTGAGGtagtgtaggggtgtgtggtagtgtgtggtagCATGTGAGGtagtgtaggggtgtgtggtagtgtgtgtgaggttgtgtaggggtgtgtggtagtgtgtggtagtgtgtgtgaggtagtgtaggggtgtgtggtaGCATGTGAGGtagtgtaggggtgtgtggtaGCATGTGAGGtagtgtaggggtgtgtggtaGCATGTGAGGtagtgtaggggtgtgtggtagtgtgtgtgaggtagtgtaggggtgtgtggtagtgtgtggtagGGGTGTGTGAGGTCGTGGAAGCCTAACGCCAGGCGTACATGTATGCGAGCAGCGTCCACTGCATTGTCGTACACGTCGTCCAGGTAGATTGGGAACACTGCTCTGTGCCAGTACAGGAAGCTGCAGTCACACTGAACTTTGACCCTGCGGAGCAGAGAACAGCAACACTGCAGTTCACACTCAGGAACACTCACAAGACAGTGTGACTTCTTTCAATATGTCATTGTTCTGGCAATGTagtcatctgtttgtgtgtctgagggtgcatgtctgtgtgtgtctgtgtgtgtgtctgtgtgtgtgtccgtgtgtgtgtctgtgtgtgtgtgtgtgtgtctgtgtgtgtgtgtctgtgtgtgtgtctgtgtgtgtctgtgtgtgtctatgtgtgtgtgtgtctgtgtgtctgtctgtgtgtctgtgtgtgtgtgtgtctgtgtgtctgtctgtgtgtgtgtctgtgtgtgtgtgtgtgtgtgtctgtgtgtgtgtctgtgtgtgtgtgtctttcaccTCTCCCTCAGCTCGCTGATCAGGTCCAGCTTCTTCAGGCCCAGCTGCAGAGAAAGCAGCTCCTCGTCCTTGAAGGTTTTCTGTGAGGGAACAGGAAGTTTCTCTGTCAGAGCAGGAAGTCTCTATGTCACAACAGGAAGTCTCTCTGTCAGAACGGTGCAGTGGACATAGGAGGTGCTGTGTTTCAGAGTGCAGTGGACATAGGAGGTGCTGTGTTTCAGAGTGCAGTGGACATAGGAGGTGCTGTGTTTCAGAGTGCAGTGGACATAGGAGGTGCTGTGTTTCAGAGTGCAGTGGACATAGGAGGTGCTGTGTTTCAGAGTGCAGTGGACATAGGAGGTGCTGTGTTTCAGAGTGCTGTGGAGCGGCTGTGTGACAGGACGTCTCCTCACCATCTGTGTTCCCACGCTCAGGGCCAGGGCCACCACCAGGCGGCGCTCTTTAGTGCTGGGCCCGTTCAGGGCGTTCTCGGCCAGCACCAGGGAGGACAGGACGTCCAGACGCTGCTCGCTGTACTTCTTATCCGACACCACGCGCTTCTGCAGGGGGCAGGAAGCACAGGAAGCACAGGAAGCACAGGAAGCACAGTccgtgtcagtgtgcgtgttagtgtgaccgtagtgtgtgtcagtgtgcgtgttagtgtgaccgtagtgtgtgtcagtgtgcgtgttagtgtgaccgtagtgtgtgtcagtgtgcgtgttagtgtgaccgtagtgtgtgtcagtgtgcgtgttagtgtgaccgtagtgtgtgtcagtgtgcgtgttagtgtgaccgtagtgtgtgtcagtgtgcgtgttagtgtgaccgtagtgtgtgtcagtgtgcgtgttagtgtgaccgtagtgtgtgtcagtgtgcgtgctagtgtgaccgtagtgtgtgtcagtgtgcgtgctagtgtgaccgtagtgtgtgtcagtgtgcgtgctagtgtgaccgtagtgtgtgtcagtgtgcgtgctagtgtgaccgtagtgtgtgtcagtgtgcgtgttagtgtgaccgtagtgtgtgtcagtgtgcgtgctagtgtgaccgtagtgtgtgtcagtgtgcgtgctagtgtgaccgtagtgtgtgtcagtgtgcgtgctagtgtgaccgtagtgtgtgtcagtgtgcgtgttagtgtgaccgttgtgtgtgtcagtgtgcgtgttagtgtgaccgtagtgtgtgtcagtgtgcgtgctagtgtgaccgtagtgtgtgtcagtgtgcgtgctagtgtgaccgtagtgtgtgtcagtgtgcgtgctagtgtgaccgtagtgtgtgtcagtgtgcgtgctagtgtgaccgtagtgtgtgtcagtgtgcgtgttagtgtgaccgttgtgtgtgtcagtgtgcgtgttagtgtgaccgtagtgtgtgtcagtgtgcgtgctagtgtgaccgtagtgtgtgtcagtgtgcgtgctagtgtgaccgtagtgtgtgtcagtgtgcgtgctagtgtgaccgtagtgtgtgtcagtgtgcgtgctagtgtgaccgtagtgtgtgtcagtgtgcgtgctagtgtgaccgtagtgtgtgtcagtgtgcgtgttagtgtgaccgtagtgtgtgtcagtgtgcgtgttagtgtgaccgtagtgtgtgtcagtgtgcgtgttagtgtgaccgtagtgtgtgtcagtgtgcgtgttagtgtgaccgtagtgtgtgtcagtgtgcgtgttagtgtgaccgtagtgtgtgtcagtgtgcgtgctagtgtgaccgtagtgtgtgtcagtgtgcgtgttagtgtgaccgtagtgtgtgtcagtgtgcgtgttagtgtgaccgtagtgtgtgtcagtgtgcgtgctagtgtgaccgtagtgtgtgtcagtgtgcgtgttagtgtgaccgtagtgtgtgtcagtgtgcgtgttagtgtgaccgtagtgtgtgtcagtgtgcgtgctagtgtgaccgtagtgtgtgtcagtgtgcgtgttagtgtgaccgtagtgtgtgtcagtgtgcgtgttagtgtgaccgtagtgtgtgtcagtgtgcgtgctagtgtgaccgtagtgtgtgtcagtgtgcgtgttagtgtgaccgtagtgtgtgtcagtgtgcgtgttagtgtgaccgtagtgtgtgtcagtgtgcgtgctagtgtgaccgtagtgtgtgtcagtgtgcgtgttagtgtgaccgtagtgtgtgtcagtgtgcgtgttagtgtgaccgtagtgtgtgtcagtgtgcgtgttagtgtgaccgtagtgtgtgtcagtgtgctggCGGTGAACCCCGGTGGTACCTTGGCGGTGGCGATGGCGTGCAGGGCCTGGGACTGCAGCTGCTGGGTGATGTGGGAGACAGAGTCGGCCACCACCATGGACCGCCGGTGGAACATGTGCTCCACTGCCTGcgcaggaaatgacatcacatGTCTGTGTTTTAGGCATCTTTGGGACAATTCTGTTAACATCAAACATCTCCCCTTCACTTGATCAGTccgacctacacacacacacacacacacagacacacacacacagtaattaaATTTTCAGTTGTATTTATGTGGTTTTCAAGAGTGATTTGAATGACAAGGGTTCCATCTCCATTGTTAAAGGCACGTCCTGTTTACAgctgacatgagaagagttgCGTCCCCGGTGGAGGATGGAAGGGAATGTTTGTCCTGAGGCTTCTGATCATTCTGTGGGGCAGCGTACCCTCAAAAGGAGGGCATTTTCTACATCTTCCCACTTAAGACTTGTGACCTAAGGGGGTAGTACTTCAAAGGGGCAGTTGGAGACAAGAGTTCGCGCTATTGAATCAGCAGTGCTTGACCTTTTCCTGTTAAGACATCCGTTGTGTTTGATCCGGTATCACTCGGCTGTTACGTTTCCTCCAACAGATCGATCACAAAGATCTTTGTTCAAGTACTTTTCGGTATTGAATTTGTATTAATACCGCATCTTGACTATTTGAGCATACAGTGTCTTCAGAATtcttccatcacacacacattaaagatACAAACATtaacgatacacacacacacacaacacacccacacacccacacacccacccacacacacacacgctaaccttgagaagctccaccagcctgcagAGAGCTTTAACAGAGGTCTTGGTCATGGGCCGCTGCATGGACATGTACAGGTTCATGGTGGTCTTGATGATGGTGCTGATACTGTAAGCATACAGGATGCCCTGGAGACCAACACAGCATCAGGactctcatccatccatccatccagccctccatccagccctccctccggccctccctccctccggccctccctccctccggccctccctccctccagccctccctccctccagccctccctccctccagccctccctccatccctccccttctcACCTGGACGAAGATGTTGCAGCGTCCGCTCAGGTCCTCTGCCAGCCTGTCGCTGCGCTGCTCCTTAGACAAGATGGCCTCCATCTTCATCATCCAGGATGTCACGAACACATAGTACGACTGGACGTCCCTGGAGGTCAGACCGGAGACATGGACTCACTAGGACACCAGTACAGCTGGCAGAACTACATTCTTCTGCAATGGTTCTTCATTTATTAtaacaatattattattattttattattattattcataaaGTTAAGAGATTGATTGGTTGGTTGCTAGACTGGTAAGAATTGGACTACAGATCAGGAGTTGACAGGTTTGAATCTCCGTGTTGGACTGGATGACAGCGTGAGTTTCCAGCTGACTGACTTGGTGAGTGTCTGGGCCTTGTGCTGGAGGAAGGCGTCTCTCTGCGCTCGGATGGCCTGCAGGCTCTTCCTGTCCATCAGCTTGGCTGCGGCGGGGACCTTAGCGATGAGGAAGGCATCTGGGAACCAGATGATGTTGGCGGTCAGGGTGACAGCAGGAACCTGGCAgggtaggaacacacacacacacctgaggaaTTCTGCTGCCTGATGCACCGTGTGTACTCTGTGTgtctactgtatatgtgtgtttagactgtttgtgtgtgtgtgcgctgtacatgtgtgtgtcataaaaggaggagaaaaagaagaaagtgagagcggagaggaggaagaggggagagggatacagagagacagacagagagagagagagagagagagagaggaggaagagagagagaggaggaagagaggagagagaggagagagtcacCCCAGTGTACCTTTTTACAGACGTCTAGCAGAGCCTTGTAGAGCTTCTTGTCTATCGTCCTGAAGATGTGAAAGTGAAGCACGAAGAGACCACATACTCCCGCGTACTTATCCCTCTGGTCGATCTCTGATGgctcacctggaacacacacacacaccacaaacacacaccacaaacacagcagtcaACATTCAGAGGCTGAAACAGACTGTTGTCACAAGACAGCTTGAGACACGAACAGTGCTTCAGTGCTCCTCCTGTTGAGGGCGTGTTCTCACCGATCTTGGACTCAACGTTGGTGAAGATGGTGCGGATGTTGAGGGCAAACTCCTCGGCAAAGGCACTGTTCTTCGACACGCAAACTCCTTCTCCAGGGTCGTCAAACCTCTGCTCCACACacgcctgtcacacacacacacacacacaggaacacagtgtCAGGATTATGAACCTACATTAGCTACTAGAGGCCCCCCTTTTCCTCGTAAAATACTGTCAAGTAGTATTTTATGGTCTGGTAGGTGGTTTTCTACACTCCTTGCTCCTACTGTGTTTGAGTGCTCACACACTCATCCTAGCCTTGGTTCTGAAACACAGGGGACACAAACGCTGGCTGTGGCAGTCTGAAGACGCGTCCTCCACACCTGGAAGATCATGCCGTCCAGCAGCTGTCCCTCCAGCCTCAGCAGGAGCTTCTCAAACGGCTTCAGCTTCTCCTCTGGGATGGAGAACTTCCCAGGGTTGTGGTGCACTGACTTCagcagcctgcagggggcagtcaCACCACGTATCATTCAGCACCGGCCTCAACCTTGAcatgtgtgtcattgtgtgtgtgtgtgtgtgtgtgtgtgtgtgtgtacctcttgtACATCTTCCAGTGGTCCTTTAGGGTGGTGTGGTTCTCCATGATCTCATCCAGCGTGAGCACAACCACCAGCAACTCTCCCAGGTGCTCGTACacagtctgcacacacacacacacaggcacacacacgcatacgcaggcacacgcacacgcatacacaggcacacacacacacaaacacacgcccatacacaggcatacacaggcacacatcaaAACTATTGCATGGGAGAGAAGTGATATGAAAAGACAGCAAAGCCAAGAGGCAAAGAAAACAGCAAATACCTGAAAATGAACCCCTGAAGACTCAATGATTTTGGTTGCACCCCTACCGATAGAAGAGAGTCAAGCAGTCAGTTGTGTGGCTTGTCTAGTTTCCAGAGCAGAAGTGACCAACCCCTGTTTCTCACTTGTTGCTGTTGTAGAGAGCAGCCAGCTGGTGAACAATGTTGACCACCACCTCGAAACACCGGGCCACGAAGCAGGAGAGCTCCTGGGAAACACACGTGTGGAACCACGGTGAGCACACCATCCCAACTGGGATACCATAAAACTCAGTATTCTGCCATAAACCTACAGTTCTATGCAAAAGTCTTaagtacaaaaaatatatattttcaagTGAAGCAATAACACTTGGAGAAATAAGTACATGGAAAGACCAAACAACATTTTCATCAAAATTGCACTTTTTTAGACTGCTGAACAAATTCAGAAGACAAAATCCTAGACAATATTCATGTAACCTCTGCACAGTGTATATTCTGCCGACTGACCTGGAGGAAGGAGATGAACCTGCCCATCTGCACCTGTAGCTCCCCCTCCAGcacactgctgtctgacactgccacagaacacacacagtgagcacaCCACCTAAGGTCACCACAGGGTCATGTAACCTTCCACACcaatgtaaataaaaaaactgaGTTAAGGATATCCACACCTCCTTCACCATAGTACAGCAGACCATTGTAGAACTTTGTTTCTGCCTACAGGGGGAGACACagattagcattagcattctTCAGACAGCATTAGAATTCTTCAGACAACATGAGCATTCTTCAGACAACATGAGCATTCTTCAGACAACATTAGCATTCCATCAGTAAATCACTGGCATTCCATCAGTAAATCACTAGCATTCCATCAGTAAATCACTAGCATTCCATCAGGAAATCACTAGCATTCCATCAGGAAATCACTCTTCAGGGCTTTCAATTAACTGAAAAGATGCTTGACAAACATTCAAAAATACCTAAAGTTGAAAGCTTTGTCTTTTACCTCATATTTGAGTTTCTTCACCTCGCTGCAGAGCGCTGCGTAGACCGTGATGACTTTGTTCAGAACCTGAGAGGAGATGACAAACGTCAACTTAAAGCCAGGGTAGGTCACGTTTCTGAGATGCACTTTTTGCCATATTTGCaacgaaaacaaaaacaattctgatagcaaccaatagaTATAAATGTTTGACAGGAAATTTAAATATATCGGATATCTGTGGGCatcgcaggactgtaataaacacaacaaatcaTTAAGCTCTAAATTTACCTACCCTACCTTTAAGATATCACATTATGATCATTTGAAAAAGAGCCCTAATGTTGTTCAGGAGTATCTCATGCCCCAGCCTCCCGTGTAAGATGAGGAGTTCCTGTTTAGTATTCCAGCTACAGAAGAAGTGATTAGAGGAAGCTGGACGGTGGCCAGATTACAGTTATGGGCATTTTCAACACACT
Proteins encoded in this region:
- the washc4 gene encoding WASH complex subunit 4 isoform X1 produces the protein MAVDTISPDWEFDRFDDGSQKIHTEVQLKNYGRFLEEYTRHLRGIEDALDDSIGDVWDFTLDPIALNLLPYEQSSLLELIKTDNKVLNKVITVYAALCSEVKKLKYEAETKFYNGLLYYGEGVSDSSVLEGELQVQMGRFISFLQELSCFVARCFEVVVNIVHQLAALYNSNKGATKIIESSGVHFQTVYEHLGELLVVVLTLDEIMENHTTLKDHWKMYKRLLKSVHHNPGKFSIPEEKLKPFEKLLLRLEGQLLDGMIFQACVEQRFDDPGEGVCVSKNSAFAEEFALNIRTIFTNVESKIGEPSEIDQRDKYAGVCGLFVLHFHIFRTIDKKLYKALLDVCKKVPAVTLTANIIWFPDAFLIAKVPAAAKLMDRKSLQAIRAQRDAFLQHKAQTLTKDVQSYYVFVTSWMMKMEAILSKEQRSDRLAEDLSGRCNIFVQGILYAYSISTIIKTTMNLYMSMQRPMTKTSVKALCRLVELLKAVEHMFHRRSMVVADSVSHITQQLQSQALHAIATAKKRVVSDKKYSEQRLDVLSSLVLAENALNGPSTKERRLVVALALSVGTQMKTFKDEELLSLQLGLKKLDLISELRERVKVQCDCSFLYWHRAVFPIYLDDVYDNAVDAARIHYMFSALRDSVPTMLYAKHMESCDQLLDSYDQEIMEVFNEHLLDKLCKEIEKDLRLSVHTHLKLDDRNPFKVGMKDLAQLFSLKPVRFFNRFIHIKAYVTHYLDKTFYNLTTVALHDWATYSEMRNLATQRYGLVMTEAHLPSQTLEQGLDVLEIMRNIHVFVSRYLYNLNNQIFIEKTSNNKHLNTINIRHIANSIRTHGTGIMNTTVNFTYQFLRKKFYIFSQFMYDEHIKSRLIKDIRFFRETKDQSDQKVGVFTTVQYPFERAEKFNRGIRKLGLTPEGQSYLDQFRQLISQIGNAMGYVRMIRSGGLHCCSSAIRFVPDLEDIVNFEELVKEEGLSEETQKAASVLDSVLGDLTSNSAEGTEYFKMLVGVFAPEFRSAKNMHLRNFYMIVPPLTVNFVEHSIGCKEKLNKKNKGGAAFTDDGFAMGVAYILKLLDQYLEFDSLHWFQAVREKYLKEMNAVVKEQSVQATSQDEKLLQTMNLTQKRLDVYLQEFELLHFSLSSARIFFRADKTAAEETQEKKDKADAAGKLRAAPSSDGSSPSDPAGK
- the washc4 gene encoding WASH complex subunit 4 isoform X3; translation: MAVDTISPDWEFDRFDDGSQKIHTEVQLKNYGRFLEEYTRHLRGIEDALDDSIGDVWDFTLDPIALNLLPYEQSSLLELIKTDNKVLNKVITVYAALCSEVKKLKYEAETKFYNGLLYYGEGVSDSSVLEGELQVQMGRFISFLQELSCFVARCFEVVVNIVHQLAALYNSNKGATKIIESSGVHFQTVYEHLGELLVVVLTLDEIMENHTTLKDHWKMYKRLLKSVHHNPGKFSIPEEKLKPFEKLLLRLEGQLLDGMIFQACVEQRFDDPGEGVCVSKNSAFAEEFALNIRTIFTNVESKIGEPSEIDQRDKYAGVCGLFVLHFHIFRTIDKKLYKALLDVCKKVPAVTLTANIIWFPDAFLIAKVPAAAKLMDRKSLQAIRAQRDAFLQHKAQTLTKDVQSYYVFVTSWMMKMEAILSKEQRSDRLAEDLSGRCNIFVQGILYAYSISTIIKTTMNLYMSMQRPMTKTSVKALCRLVELLKAVEHMFHRRSMVVADSVSHITQQLQSQALHAIATAKKRVVSDKKYSEQRLDVLSSLVLAENALNGPSTKERRLVVALALSVGTQMKTFKDEELLSLQLGLKKLDLISELRERVKVQCDCSFLYWHRAVFPIYLDDVYDNAVDAARIHYMFSALRDSVPTMLYAKHMESCDQLLDSYDQEIMEVFNEHLLDKLCKEIEKDLRLSVHTHLKLDDRNPFKVGMKDLAQLFSLKPVRFFNRFIHIKAYVTHYLDKTFYNLTTVALHDWATYSEMRNLATQRYGLVMTEAHLPSQTLEQGLDVLEIMRNIHVFVSRYLYNLNNQIFIEKTSNNKHLNTINIRHIANSIRTHGTGIMNTTVNFTYQFLRKKFYIFSQFMYDEHIKSRLIKDIRFFRETKDQSDQKYPFERAEKFNRGIRKLGLTPEGQSYLDQFRQLISQIGNAMGYVRMIRSGGLHCCSSAIRFVPDLEDIVNFEELVKEEGLSEETQKAASVLDSVLGDLTSNSAEGTEYFKMLVGVFAPEFRSAKNMHLRNFYMIVPPLTVNFVEHSIGCKEKLNKKNKGGAAFTDDGFAMGVAYILKLLDQYLEFDSLHWFQAVREKYLKEMNAVVKEQSVQATSQDEKLLQTMNLTQKRLDVYLQEFELLHFSLSSARIFFRADKTAAEETQEKKDKADAAGKLRAAPSSDGSSPSDPAGK
- the washc4 gene encoding WASH complex subunit 4 isoform X2, whose product is MAVDTISPDWEFDRFDDGSQKIHTEVQLKNYGRFLEEYTRHLRGIEDALDDSIGDVWDFTLDPIALNLLPYEQSSLLELIKTDNKVLNKVITVYAALCSEVKKLKYEAETKFYNGLLYYGEGVSDSSVLEGELQVQMGRFISFLQELSCFVARCFEVVVNIVHQLAALYNSNKGATKIIESSGVHFQTVYEHLGELLVVVLTLDEIMENHTTLKDHWKMYKRLLKSVHHNPGKFSIPEEKLKPFEKLLLRLEGQLLDGMIFQACVEQRFDDPGEGVCVSKNSAFAEEFALNIRTIFTNVESKIGEPSEIDQRDKYAGVCGLFVLHFHIFRTIDKKLYKALLDVCKKVPAVTLTANIIWFPDAFLIAKVPAAAKLMDRKSLQAIRAQRDAFLQHKAQTLTKDVQSYYVFVTSWMMKMEAILSKEQRSDRLAEDLSGRCNIFVQGILYAYSISTIIKTTMNLYMSMQRPMTKTSVKALCRLVELLKAVEHMFHRRSMVVADSVSHITQQLQSQALHAIATAKKRVVSDKKYSEQRLDVLSSLVLAENALNGPSTKERRLVVALALSVGTQMKTFKDEELLSLQLGLKKLDLISELRERVKVQCDCSFLYWHRAVFPIYLDDVYDNAVDAARIHYMFSALRDSVPTMLYAKHMESCDQLLDSYDQEIMEVFNEHLLDKLCKEIEKDLRLSVHTHLKLDDRNPFKVGMKDLAQLFSLKPVRFFNRFIHIKAYVTHYLDKTFYNLTTVALHDWATYSEMRNLATQRYGLVMTEAHLPSQTLEQGLDVLEIMRNIHVFVSRYLYNLNNQIFIEKTSNNKHLNTINIRHIANSIRTHGTGIMNTTVNFTYQFLRKKFYIFSQFMYDEHIKSRLIKDIRFFRETKDQSDQKVGVFTTVQYPFERAEKFNRGIRKLGLTPEGQSYLDQFRQLISQIGNAMGYVRMIRSGGLHCCSSAIRFVPDLEDIVNFEELVKEEGLSEETQKAASVLDSVLGDLTSNSAEGTEYFKMLVGVFAPEFRSAKNMHLRNFYMIVPPLTVNFVEHSIGCKEKLNKKNKGGAAFTDDGFAMGVAYILKLLDQYLEFDSLHWFQAVREKYLKEMNAVVKEQSVQATSQDEKLLQTMNLTQKRLDVYLQEFELLHFSLSSARIFFRADKTAAEETQEKKDKDAAGKLRAAPSSDGSSPSDPAGK